In Opitutus sp., one genomic interval encodes:
- a CDS encoding DUF3800 domain-containing protein, with amino-acid sequence MSAPADRFLYIFLDEAGNLDFSKTGTPYFLLGAVTKERPFHAYKELTELKYDLTERGTELEYFHASENAQPVRSRVFDVIRRNLDGVRIDALVVEKQKTGPALQSEEAFYPRMLGYLLKYILEQHDLGVFKEVIVFTDRIPIHKKREAIEKAIKVTLAKLLPATARYRVLHHESRSNLDLQVADYCTWAIYRKWNTKDLRSYQHIQPAVRSEFDLFRTGTTIYY; translated from the coding sequence ATGAGTGCTCCCGCTGACCGCTTCCTCTACATCTTCCTCGACGAAGCGGGGAACTTGGATTTCTCAAAAACCGGCACGCCCTATTTTCTGTTGGGCGCGGTCACCAAGGAGCGGCCGTTCCATGCCTACAAGGAACTGACGGAGTTGAAATACGATCTGACCGAACGGGGCACGGAGCTGGAGTATTTTCACGCCTCGGAAAACGCCCAGCCGGTGCGCAGTCGTGTGTTTGACGTCATTCGGCGCAATCTGGACGGCGTGCGGATAGATGCGTTGGTGGTGGAAAAACAAAAAACCGGCCCCGCCTTGCAGTCCGAGGAGGCGTTTTATCCCCGGATGCTGGGCTACTTGCTTAAATACATTCTCGAACAGCACGACTTGGGAGTTTTCAAAGAGGTGATCGTGTTCACCGACCGCATCCCCATCCATAAAAAGCGCGAGGCCATCGAAAAAGCGATCAAGGTCACACTCGCCAAGCTACTGCCGGCCACGGCGCGGTATCGGGTTTTGCATCATGAATCCCGGTCCAATCTGGATCTCCAGGTCGCCGATTACTGCACGTGGGCCATTTACCGGAAGTGGAACACCAAAGACCTGCGTTCGTACCAGCACATCCAACCGGCGGTGAGGTCGGAGTTCGACCTGTTCCGCACCGGCACAACGATTTATTACTGA
- the yajC gene encoding preprotein translocase subunit YajC: MTHVVLAPSFLAQQAAPGGGFGQIIFLVLMFAAMYFLMIAPQRKKQKEHAKMLESLTTGDEVVTSGGIYGEITNKKDDRYVIRIAEGTKIEVGKAFIHALVKKSD, translated from the coding sequence ATGACACACGTCGTTCTTGCCCCGTCCTTTCTCGCCCAGCAAGCCGCCCCCGGCGGCGGTTTTGGCCAGATCATCTTCTTGGTACTTATGTTCGCCGCAATGTACTTTTTGATGATCGCCCCCCAGCGCAAAAAGCAGAAAGAGCACGCCAAGATGCTTGAATCCCTCACCACGGGCGACGAGGTCGTCACCTCCGGCGGCATCTACGGCGAGATCACCAACAAAAAGGACGACCGCTACGTCATCCGCATCGCCGAAGGCACCAAGATCGAAGTCGGCAAGGCATTCATCCACGCCTTGGTTAAAAAGTCCGACTAA
- a CDS encoding nucleotidyltransferase domain-containing protein, whose translation MIDLAPQPLATVRRLLAAHVPECEVRAFGSRVTGKPKPYSDLDLVLIGPARLPLGRLAAVREALQDSELPIRVDVLDWHAIPESFRQIIAAGFEVLQTPVNAESGKGGGHGG comes from the coding sequence ATGATTGACCTCGCCCCGCAACCGTTGGCCACCGTGCGCCGCCTGCTGGCCGCCCACGTGCCGGAGTGCGAAGTGCGCGCCTTCGGTTCGCGGGTGACGGGCAAGCCCAAGCCCTACTCCGACCTGGATCTCGTCCTGATCGGCCCCGCCCGCCTGCCCCTCGGCCGACTGGCCGCCGTGCGCGAAGCCCTGCAAGACTCCGAGCTGCCCATCCGGGTGGACGTGCTCGACTGGCACGCGATTCCGGAGAGTTTCCGGCAGATCATCGCCGCAGGCTTTGAGGTGCTGCAAACGCCCGTGAACGCCGAGTCCGGGAAAGGGGGCGGCCATGGCGGTTAA
- the speA gene encoding biosynthetic arginine decarboxylase: protein MKSKSASSWSVAQSEEIYGFKRWGSGHFGAGADGFVNVQPLADGREIRIMDVVDEAVGMGLKAPLVIRFQDLLHHRVTQLNELFRKAIKEEGYKGEYRGVFPIKVNQLREVVDEIVDAGKNFGYGLEAGSKPELMIALAMHEGSDRLIICNGYKDHDYIRLALLGRKIGKQIIIVVEQLTEVDDIITIAAEVGVKPLIGFRAKLQTRGEGKWSSSTGDNAKFGLNTAEILFATEKLKKAKLTQCVKLVHFHIGSQVPNIITIKNAVIEATRFYCQLVKMGFPMGYLDCGGGLGIDYDGSRTNFESSMNYTMAEYARDVVANIRDICVASNVAVPDIVTESGRAVVAPHSMLVVEVFERINKRETLGQQHLPKVKHKVVTDLELLLKNKSKLGMLERFHDAMQKKEESFNLFNLGYLDLENRAAAESLYWQVCEQIAKETRDVGYVPEELHDLNALLADQYVCNFSVFQSLLDHWALKQLFPITPLHRLEEKPSINAILVDITCDSDGKINTFIDLQDTKDHLPLHPLNNKPYYLGVFLTGAYQDIMGDLHNLFGRVNEVHVFLEPDEPNGYYIEEALAGSRVSDVIDGVQYQWEELTRKMKAQIDSATKKDLVKPREGVRLVEFYEEQMRSKTYLNIERTPKRKPKSAPKAKAAGAARSGAGAKSGGSHGSHS from the coding sequence TTGAAAAGCAAATCCGCCTCCTCCTGGTCAGTCGCGCAATCCGAAGAAATCTACGGTTTCAAGCGTTGGGGCTCCGGCCACTTCGGTGCCGGTGCTGACGGTTTCGTCAATGTTCAGCCCCTCGCCGATGGCCGCGAGATTCGTATCATGGATGTGGTGGACGAGGCCGTCGGCATGGGCCTCAAGGCCCCGCTGGTCATCCGCTTTCAGGACTTGCTCCACCACCGCGTCACCCAGCTCAACGAGCTGTTCCGCAAAGCCATCAAGGAAGAAGGCTACAAGGGCGAATACCGCGGTGTGTTCCCGATCAAGGTGAACCAGCTGCGCGAGGTCGTCGACGAGATCGTCGATGCGGGCAAAAATTTCGGCTACGGACTGGAGGCCGGCTCCAAGCCCGAGCTCATGATCGCTCTGGCCATGCACGAGGGCTCCGACCGGCTGATCATTTGCAACGGTTACAAGGATCACGACTACATCCGTCTTGCACTTCTGGGCCGCAAGATCGGCAAACAAATCATCATCGTCGTCGAGCAGCTCACCGAGGTGGACGACATCATCACCATCGCCGCCGAGGTGGGGGTTAAGCCTCTGATCGGCTTCCGCGCCAAATTGCAAACGCGCGGCGAGGGCAAGTGGTCGTCGTCCACCGGCGACAACGCGAAGTTCGGCTTGAACACCGCGGAGATCCTTTTCGCCACTGAGAAGCTCAAAAAAGCCAAGCTCACCCAGTGCGTGAAGCTGGTGCACTTCCACATCGGTTCGCAGGTGCCCAACATCATCACGATCAAGAACGCCGTGATCGAGGCCACCCGGTTTTACTGCCAGCTCGTTAAAATGGGTTTCCCCATGGGCTACCTGGATTGCGGCGGCGGCCTGGGCATCGACTACGATGGCTCGCGCACCAACTTCGAGTCGTCGATGAACTACACGATGGCCGAATACGCCCGCGACGTGGTGGCCAACATCCGCGACATCTGCGTCGCCTCCAATGTCGCCGTGCCCGATATCGTCACCGAGTCGGGCCGCGCGGTGGTTGCCCCCCATTCGATGCTGGTGGTCGAGGTGTTTGAGCGCATCAACAAGCGCGAAACCCTCGGCCAGCAACACCTGCCCAAGGTCAAACACAAGGTGGTCACCGACCTGGAGTTGTTGCTCAAAAACAAGTCCAAGCTGGGCATGCTGGAGCGTTTCCACGACGCCATGCAGAAGAAGGAGGAGTCGTTTAACCTCTTTAATCTCGGCTACCTTGACCTCGAAAACCGCGCCGCCGCCGAGTCGCTTTACTGGCAGGTGTGCGAGCAAATCGCCAAGGAGACGCGCGACGTCGGCTACGTCCCCGAGGAGCTGCATGACCTCAACGCGCTGCTCGCCGACCAGTACGTGTGCAACTTTTCGGTTTTCCAGTCGTTGCTCGACCACTGGGCGCTCAAGCAGCTGTTCCCGATCACCCCGCTGCACCGCCTTGAGGAAAAGCCCTCGATCAACGCCATCCTGGTGGACATCACCTGCGACTCCGACGGCAAGATCAACACCTTCATCGACCTGCAGGACACCAAGGATCACCTTCCCCTGCACCCGCTTAACAATAAGCCCTATTACCTCGGCGTATTCCTCACCGGAGCCTACCAGGACATCATGGGCGACCTGCACAACCTCTTCGGCCGCGTCAACGAGGTGCACGTCTTTCTGGAGCCCGACGAGCCCAACGGCTACTACATCGAAGAGGCGCTGGCCGGCAGCCGCGTCTCCGACGTGATCGACGGCGTGCAGTACCAGTGGGAGGAGCTGACCCGCAAGATGAAGGCGCAGATCGACTCCGCCACCAAGAAGGACCTGGTCAAGCCGCGTGAAGGCGTGCGCCTGGTGGAATTCTACGAGGAGCAGATGCGCTCGAAGACCTACCTCAACATTGAGCGCACGCCCAAACGTAAGCCCAAGTCCGCGCCCAAAGCCAAGGCGGCCGGAGCGGCCCGCTCGGGAGCTGGGGCAAAATCCGGCGGCTCGCACGGTTCGCACTCTTGA
- the secD gene encoding protein translocase subunit SecD gives MLKRNFWKLTLSFAIVLWALSSLLPINDRPFAEFAAEKASAKSAEFSALIKESAARVASKQSPSVFVALKVIAKERKLDLTTYFPQFPIEASLGNVEKRNAILLDHLLAQSKGKLQLGLDLKGGIAFTLEASDVPGAANLGDDERKQKLSKAIEIIGERINGLGVAEPLIRAVGNNRIEVQLPGINTNDNPEVVASVQKPARLDFRLVYPFGTPASVPETPAGYEVLELEQDVRGQTVTDTLYVKRLPSMTGDGVSGAYPVMDEFGRFKINLRFNPAGSQRFAEVTREIAEYSQQLQQQSGNANARARLAIVLDGKLYSAPGVEKEISGGSAEISGNFSQREAFELSNVLNNPLDLPLQIKEQYEVGPSLAADSVASGKLAFIIGTALTAAFIVLFYTTGGLLAVIAMGLNVVIILGVMASIGATLSMPGIAGIVLTIGMSVDSNILIFERMREELKLGKSLKSALEAGFEKAFSAILDGNLTTLITAAIMIALGSGPVKGFGVTLAIGIFSTMFSALVISRLFLDWAIHGEFVKKMRMVSVLQTTNYDFLKYARGAFIVSWLIVLAGIATVLVKGKDIYGIDFSGGDQVSLSFEKPVSLAEVRKVAASQNISDISLSYTKQIGGETEVLRLTTPFDQAKLVVKALQTAHPSAGFKLVSEARIGPSVGDEIKSNAAWAIFWSLVLILIYVAFRFEVGYGIGAVVSTLHDVLITIGVFVMIGGQFNASMVAAILLIVGYSINDTIVVFDRIREELLLNPTTTLRNVINRSLNLTLSRTIITGGTTFMTAIVLATVAGGEVRDIAITLIIGVITGTFSSLFIASPIFFWWHKGDRHHVEKSHDTKPVYEWDAGSKPSQ, from the coding sequence ATGCTTAAACGCAACTTCTGGAAGCTGACCCTCAGCTTTGCCATCGTTCTCTGGGCGCTGTCGTCGCTCCTGCCGATCAACGACCGGCCCTTTGCCGAATTCGCCGCCGAAAAGGCCAGCGCCAAATCGGCCGAGTTCTCGGCCCTCATTAAAGAATCCGCCGCGCGCGTCGCGTCCAAACAATCCCCCAGCGTCTTTGTGGCGCTCAAGGTCATTGCCAAGGAGCGCAAGCTCGACCTGACCACCTATTTCCCGCAGTTCCCGATCGAGGCCTCCTTGGGCAACGTCGAGAAGCGCAATGCCATTTTGCTCGATCACTTGCTGGCCCAGTCCAAGGGCAAGCTCCAGCTCGGCCTCGATCTCAAGGGCGGCATCGCCTTCACCCTGGAAGCCTCCGATGTCCCCGGCGCCGCCAACCTTGGTGACGACGAGCGCAAACAAAAGCTCTCCAAGGCCATCGAGATCATCGGTGAGCGTATCAACGGCCTCGGTGTTGCCGAGCCCCTGATCCGTGCTGTCGGTAACAACCGCATCGAGGTCCAGCTCCCCGGTATCAACACCAACGACAACCCCGAGGTGGTCGCCAGCGTGCAAAAGCCTGCGCGCCTCGACTTCCGCCTGGTTTATCCCTTCGGCACTCCGGCCAGCGTCCCTGAGACCCCTGCCGGCTACGAGGTGCTTGAGCTCGAACAGGATGTTCGCGGCCAAACCGTCACCGACACTCTCTACGTCAAGCGCCTGCCCTCGATGACGGGCGACGGCGTCTCGGGCGCTTATCCGGTGATGGATGAGTTCGGCCGTTTTAAGATCAACCTGCGTTTCAACCCAGCCGGTTCGCAGCGTTTTGCCGAAGTGACCCGTGAGATCGCCGAGTACTCGCAGCAACTCCAGCAGCAGTCGGGTAATGCCAACGCCCGCGCCCGCCTGGCCATCGTGCTGGACGGTAAACTGTATTCCGCCCCCGGCGTGGAAAAGGAAATCTCCGGCGGCTCCGCCGAGATCTCCGGTAACTTTTCCCAGCGCGAGGCGTTCGAACTCTCCAATGTGCTCAACAACCCGCTCGACCTGCCCTTGCAGATCAAGGAGCAGTACGAGGTCGGGCCCTCGCTCGCCGCCGACTCGGTCGCCAGCGGCAAATTGGCGTTCATCATCGGCACGGCGCTGACGGCCGCGTTTATCGTCTTATTCTACACTACGGGCGGCTTACTGGCGGTGATCGCGATGGGCCTCAACGTTGTGATCATCCTCGGGGTGATGGCCAGCATTGGGGCCACCTTGAGCATGCCTGGCATCGCCGGTATCGTGCTGACCATCGGCATGTCGGTGGACTCCAACATCCTGATTTTCGAGCGCATGCGCGAGGAGCTCAAACTGGGTAAATCGCTCAAGTCCGCACTCGAAGCCGGTTTTGAAAAAGCCTTTTCGGCCATTCTTGATGGTAATCTCACCACGCTCATCACCGCTGCGATCATGATCGCTCTGGGCTCCGGTCCGGTGAAGGGCTTTGGCGTCACCCTGGCGATCGGTATCTTTTCCACGATGTTCTCCGCCTTGGTCATCAGCCGCCTTTTCCTGGATTGGGCAATCCATGGCGAGTTCGTCAAAAAAATGCGCATGGTTTCGGTCCTGCAGACGACCAACTACGATTTCTTAAAGTATGCCCGTGGAGCCTTCATCGTCTCCTGGCTGATCGTACTCGCCGGCATCGCCACCGTTTTGGTTAAAGGTAAGGACATCTACGGCATTGATTTCTCGGGCGGTGACCAGGTGTCCCTGTCATTCGAAAAGCCGGTGTCTTTGGCCGAAGTCCGCAAGGTGGCTGCCAGCCAAAACATCAGCGACATCAGCTTGTCTTACACCAAGCAAATCGGCGGCGAGACCGAGGTCTTGCGCCTGACCACGCCCTTTGATCAGGCGAAGCTGGTGGTGAAGGCCCTCCAAACCGCCCACCCGTCGGCTGGGTTTAAGCTGGTGAGCGAAGCGCGCATCGGGCCTTCGGTGGGGGATGAAATTAAGTCCAATGCGGCCTGGGCCATCTTCTGGTCCTTGGTGCTGATTCTTATTTACGTGGCATTTCGCTTCGAGGTGGGCTACGGCATCGGCGCGGTCGTTTCCACGCTGCACGACGTGCTCATCACGATCGGCGTTTTTGTGATGATCGGCGGTCAGTTTAACGCCTCGATGGTCGCGGCCATCCTATTGATCGTGGGTTACTCGATCAATGACACGATCGTGGTCTTCGATCGTATTCGTGAGGAGCTGTTACTGAATCCCACCACGACCTTGCGCAACGTGATCAACCGGTCGTTAAACCTGACGCTGTCGCGAACGATCATTACGGGCGGCACCACCTTCATGACGGCGATCGTTCTCGCCACGGTGGCGGGCGGCGAAGTGCGCGACATCGCGATCACGTTGATCATCGGTGTCATCACCGGCACCTTCTCCTCGCTCTTCATTGCCAGCCCGATTTTCTTCTGGTGGCACAAGGGCGACCGGCATCACGTGGAAAAGAGCCATGACACCAAGCCTGTCTACGAGTGGGACGCCGGCAGCAAGCCGTCGCAGTAA
- the recJ gene encoding single-stranded-DNA-specific exonuclease RecJ, translating into MRWSYKPFPADEVGKLSTQTGVTPVIAELLLRNGLSDPVAAASFLRPVLAELNDPFLLPNVELAAARLRKAIESAEDIVVLGDYDVDGVSSTTLLVSILRRFGAQPRFVVPRRMEDGYGLSRSAIDRALEQGKPQLFIALDCGTNSHDEVAYLVSQGIEVMVIDHHRSKEKPLDQGLLVNPHVHGSAGDEAWHNLCTVGLVFKVAHGLIKLLRAENHPVALQVKLRDYLDLAAMGTVADLVPLTGENRILARFGLRILQACERPGVRALMQIAGVRPDHGINPVDISFRLGPRINASGRLADAALSVELMLSDDEQFCDETAQQLDLFNRERQEIERHITEEAERMIERDFADWPGIVLFGENWHPGVVGIVAGRVSRKYNRPCVVLGNEGEFAKGSGRSVNGVNLVEVLGACCEELNSWGGHPMAVGVSLKKIHLETFRKRFADAVRLAAGSDLIEAVLHLSAWLTPDQIRDTFMDELEAMQPFGQGNPEPIFGVRGVVLRSRPEVFKLSHFRFSFEDSRGRRLFGVAWKMANRLPPTGVPLDFAVELAWNHFNDRKLLQVELVDWRLSE; encoded by the coding sequence ATGCGCTGGAGTTATAAGCCTTTCCCGGCCGATGAGGTCGGGAAATTGAGCACGCAAACCGGGGTCACTCCCGTCATCGCCGAGCTGTTGCTGCGCAACGGCCTCAGTGACCCGGTTGCCGCCGCAAGTTTCTTGCGCCCGGTGCTCGCCGAGCTCAACGACCCCTTCCTTCTACCCAACGTAGAATTGGCGGCGGCTCGTCTACGCAAGGCGATCGAGTCGGCCGAGGACATCGTCGTACTGGGCGATTACGACGTGGACGGCGTGAGCAGCACGACGCTGCTGGTGAGCATTCTGCGACGTTTCGGGGCGCAGCCGCGCTTCGTGGTGCCGCGGCGCATGGAGGATGGTTACGGGCTGTCGCGCAGTGCAATCGACCGCGCGCTTGAGCAGGGCAAACCGCAGCTGTTTATCGCGCTGGATTGCGGAACCAATTCCCATGACGAGGTCGCCTACCTCGTCTCGCAGGGCATCGAGGTGATGGTCATCGACCACCACCGGTCCAAAGAAAAACCCCTCGATCAAGGCCTGCTGGTGAACCCCCACGTGCATGGGTCCGCCGGCGACGAGGCGTGGCACAACTTGTGTACGGTGGGGCTGGTCTTCAAAGTGGCCCACGGCCTGATCAAACTGCTTCGCGCCGAAAACCACCCCGTCGCCCTTCAGGTCAAACTGCGCGACTACCTCGATTTGGCCGCGATGGGCACGGTCGCCGACCTCGTTCCGCTCACCGGCGAGAACCGGATTCTCGCCCGCTTTGGCCTGCGCATCCTTCAGGCCTGCGAGCGCCCGGGTGTCCGCGCGCTCATGCAGATCGCCGGTGTGCGCCCCGACCACGGAATCAACCCCGTGGACATTTCCTTCCGCCTCGGCCCACGCATCAACGCCAGTGGCCGTTTGGCCGACGCGGCACTCTCGGTTGAGCTCATGCTGAGTGACGACGAGCAGTTTTGCGACGAGACGGCGCAGCAGCTCGATTTGTTTAACCGTGAGCGCCAGGAAATTGAGCGCCACATCACGGAAGAGGCCGAGCGCATGATCGAACGCGATTTCGCGGATTGGCCCGGGATCGTTTTATTCGGCGAGAACTGGCACCCCGGTGTGGTGGGTATTGTCGCGGGGCGCGTCAGCCGCAAATACAACCGCCCGTGCGTGGTGCTCGGCAACGAGGGCGAGTTCGCCAAAGGCTCTGGACGGAGCGTCAACGGGGTTAACCTGGTTGAAGTGCTGGGCGCATGCTGCGAGGAGCTCAACAGTTGGGGCGGGCACCCGATGGCGGTGGGCGTTTCCTTAAAGAAAATTCACCTCGAAACGTTCCGTAAGCGGTTTGCAGATGCTGTGCGCTTGGCGGCGGGCAGCGATTTGATCGAGGCCGTTCTGCACCTCTCGGCGTGGCTCACGCCCGATCAGATCCGCGACACCTTCATGGACGAACTCGAAGCCATGCAGCCCTTTGGCCAAGGAAACCCCGAACCTATTTTTGGCGTACGCGGGGTGGTGCTACGTTCACGCCCCGAGGTTTTCAAACTATCGCACTTCCGCTTTAGTTTCGAAGATTCACGCGGCCGGCGGCTTTTCGGAGTCGCATGGAAGATGGCCAATCGCCTGCCCCCGACCGGAGTGCCGCTGGATTTCGCCGTCGAGTTGGCCTGGAACCATTTTAACGACCGTAAACTGCTGCAGGTTGAACTGGTCGACTGGCGCCTGAGCGAGTGA
- a CDS encoding DEAD/DEAH box helicase family protein: MSLNEAIVEDAALGWFAELGYAVGHGPHLAPGEPAAERAGFGDVVLVERLREAIRKLNRSIPEEAREEALRKVLRVGTPSLVQTNRAFHRMLRDGVEVEYIQDEPSPQPSPTGRGRSEAEGEGQRRWDIVRLVEFDDAQANDWLAVNQFTVIEGQHNRRPDIVVFVNGLPLGLIELKNAVDEDATIWSAYAQLQTYKAEIASLLHYNAALVVSDGVQARMGSVTANQEWFKVWREPDSSHPPSPQPSPNWRGGRTGKLPSLAGRRAGDEGTKPKLSLELEVLVRGVFERQRFLDLLQHFIVFEEDADSGALQKIIAGYHQYHAVNAAVEETVRASGMTGAWEAGDGQGKSWAGRMQGGKAGDRRAGVVWHTQGSGKSYSMLFYAARVVRHPAMQNPTLVVLTDRNDLDDQLFGQFQRCAAILGQTPVQAGGREELRELLNRASGGVVFTTIHKFAALTPSPPAPLPGGEGCHGIVGDSATRLTHVQRGEGGHYRGGFDFSGLKKRAREMRNEQTPAEEMLWKLLRNGN, translated from the coding sequence ATGAGCCTCAACGAAGCCATTGTCGAAGACGCCGCTTTGGGCTGGTTCGCGGAGTTGGGCTATGCGGTCGGCCATGGCCCGCACTTGGCCCCCGGCGAACCGGCGGCGGAGCGGGCGGGCTTTGGCGACGTGGTGCTGGTGGAGCGGTTGCGCGAGGCGATCCGCAAGCTCAACCGGTCCATCCCCGAGGAGGCGCGCGAGGAGGCGTTGAGGAAAGTGCTGCGGGTGGGGACTCCTTCGCTGGTGCAGACCAACCGGGCGTTTCACCGGATGCTGCGCGACGGGGTCGAGGTGGAATATATTCAGGATGAACCCTCACCCCAGCCCTCTCCCACTGGGAGAGGGAGGAGCGAAGCGGAGGGTGAGGGTCAACGGCGATGGGACATCGTCCGCTTGGTGGAGTTTGACGACGCCCAGGCCAACGACTGGTTGGCGGTGAATCAGTTCACGGTGATCGAGGGGCAGCACAACCGGAGGCCCGACATCGTGGTGTTTGTGAACGGGCTGCCGCTGGGGCTCATCGAACTCAAAAACGCGGTGGATGAGGACGCGACCATCTGGAGCGCCTACGCCCAGCTGCAAACCTACAAGGCGGAGATTGCTTCGCTGCTGCACTACAACGCGGCGCTGGTGGTCAGCGACGGGGTGCAGGCCCGGATGGGTTCGGTCACGGCCAACCAGGAGTGGTTCAAGGTATGGAGGGAGCCTGATAGCTCGCATCCACCCTCACCCCAGCCCTCTCCCAATTGGAGAGGGGGCCGGACGGGTAAGCTCCCTTCTCTCGCTGGGAGAAGGGCCGGGGATGAGGGAACGAAGCCTAAGCTGAGTTTGGAGCTGGAGGTGTTGGTGCGCGGGGTGTTCGAGCGGCAGCGGTTCCTCGATCTGCTCCAGCATTTTATCGTTTTTGAGGAAGATGCGGATTCGGGGGCGTTGCAGAAAATCATCGCCGGTTACCACCAATACCACGCGGTCAACGCGGCGGTGGAGGAAACCGTGCGCGCCAGCGGTATGACCGGAGCGTGGGAGGCCGGCGACGGTCAGGGCAAATCGTGGGCCGGGCGGATGCAGGGCGGCAAGGCGGGCGACCGGCGGGCCGGAGTGGTTTGGCACACCCAGGGCAGCGGCAAGAGTTACTCCATGCTGTTTTACGCGGCGCGGGTGGTGCGGCATCCGGCGATGCAGAACCCGACGCTGGTGGTCTTGACGGACCGCAACGACCTCGACGACCAGCTGTTCGGGCAGTTCCAGCGCTGCGCAGCCATCTTGGGGCAGACGCCGGTGCAGGCGGGCGGGCGCGAGGAGTTGAGGGAGTTACTCAACCGGGCGAGCGGCGGGGTGGTGTTCACCACGATCCATAAGTTCGCTGCGCTCACTCCCTCACCCCCAGCCCCTCTCCCAGGAGGAGAGGGGTGCCACGGTATCGTAGGTGATTCAGCGACCCGCTTGACCCATGTCCAACGGGGCGAGGGGGGCCATTATCGCGGCGGGTTTGATTTTTCAGGGCTCAAGAAACGAGCGCGGGAGATGCGGAACGAACAGACGCCGGCGGAGGAGATGCTTTGGAAGTTGCTGCGAAACGGCAATTGA
- a CDS encoding transposase has protein sequence MATLHPLALNEVFFGPLTGLASASRYARQCPELTDDAFLRLGITRALSDPRSGRGFLQQVGSLFESCPATGHFFEVLKSERRLALLMDVSVQATALLENFTELPAAVDNYALYAGDGHWHGAASHDQKIDERRWPVGHLYALNIRTHAMQHLALTEGKKEHDMSVIKRLGSNALRMGEPTGKKVLWIWDRAGLDFPLWHNWKQTAGVYFLSRTKENLLFEPFASKLFDRADPINHGVIADEIVIAAHQVRVRLIRYRDPVSGEVYEFITSVFDLPPGLLAWLYKKRWEIEKVFDQFKNKLEESKAWASSSTAKQIQAHFLCLTHNLLVLFEQKLERDYQIKNEAGLRRQQKRLDDQIATAKKNDRLLCSLLTTVLRPLQRSVKLLRWLRSHWFSSCPISALLPQLKLLYANP, from the coding sequence ATGGCTACACTTCATCCCCTCGCTTTAAACGAAGTATTTTTCGGGCCGCTTACCGGACTCGCGTCCGCTTCTAGGTACGCGCGTCAATGCCCGGAATTGACTGACGATGCATTCCTTCGGCTTGGTATTACCAGAGCTCTATCGGATCCTCGAAGCGGTCGCGGTTTTCTTCAACAAGTCGGTTCCTTGTTCGAGTCTTGTCCCGCTACGGGGCACTTCTTTGAAGTACTGAAAAGCGAACGCAGGTTGGCTTTATTAATGGATGTTTCGGTGCAGGCCACCGCCCTGCTCGAAAACTTTACCGAACTGCCCGCTGCCGTTGATAATTATGCCCTCTATGCCGGCGACGGTCATTGGCATGGGGCGGCTTCGCACGATCAGAAAATTGATGAACGCCGTTGGCCGGTAGGACATTTATATGCCCTTAATATTCGAACTCATGCCATGCAACATCTTGCACTCACTGAGGGCAAAAAAGAACACGATATGAGCGTGATCAAGCGACTCGGCTCTAATGCTTTGCGTATGGGGGAGCCGACCGGCAAGAAAGTTCTTTGGATCTGGGATCGCGCAGGCCTTGATTTTCCTCTCTGGCATAACTGGAAGCAAACTGCCGGCGTCTATTTTCTTTCACGCACCAAAGAAAATCTCCTGTTTGAGCCCTTCGCTTCGAAGTTGTTTGATCGTGCTGATCCCATTAATCATGGCGTCATAGCGGATGAAATAGTCATCGCCGCCCATCAGGTGCGTGTGCGCTTAATACGATACCGCGATCCAGTCAGTGGTGAGGTGTATGAGTTCATCACCAGCGTTTTTGACTTACCGCCAGGGCTTCTCGCCTGGCTTTATAAAAAACGCTGGGAGATTGAAAAGGTTTTCGATCAATTTAAAAACAAGCTGGAGGAATCCAAGGCGTGGGCGTCGAGCTCAACCGCCAAGCAAATACAGGCCCATTTTCTTTGCCTAACCCATAACCTACTGGTCCTGTTTGAGCAAAAATTAGAACGAGATTATCAAATCAAAAATGAGGCGGGCCTCCGTCGGCAACAAAAACGATTAGACGACCAAATCGCGACCGCCAAAAAAAATGACCGGCTTCTTTGCTCCTTACTCACAACCGTATTGCGACCGCTTCAGCGCAGTGTGAAACTTCTCCGCTGGTTGCGCTCACATTGGTTCTCTTCTTGCCCTATTTCAGCTCTGCTGCCGCAACTTAAACTGCTCTATGCCAACCCATAG